The Methyloprofundus sedimenti genome contains the following window.
CCTTTTGGCAAGAGCTGTAACGCAGTCTTTCGTGCGCAGATTTATCCACAAAACCATGAAGCGGAGGAGTAGAGTCACCCAACAGGTGACAAGCATTTATGATCATTATATTTTACATTCAGTCACTTATAATGTTTTATAGCGGTCAACTGCGGTTTCCAGGTTAAAAGACTTCGGAGATAACGACCTCTTCCGCAAAGTATTAAGAAATTATTTTAAGCGCATTTACTCACTTGCGTTGCCAGTTACCTTTTTATCAATCTGCTTAAACTTTGCCAGGCAACACTGCCCGGATGGATTTCTTATCTCGCAGGCGCAAAGGCCGGTTTTAGTTTGCTCTATGACAAAGTTTTTGACTCGCTCAGCAATATTATCTTTTAGTGCTGAACGATATTGAGCCGCTGAAATATCAAAACAATAACAAAGTTTATCTGCTTCAATAGCCTGAGCCTGAGCAGAGCTTAATAAATATTGAGCAAGAATTTTTCCGCTTATTGAAAAATAAGCAACGGCACAGCTCTTGTTTGCGCAATAAAAATAACTATCCGCTAAAATCTGCTGATTTTCTGGAAATCTGACATTGTGATATAGCGTTTTTAAGCTGATACTTTTACCGAACTGATGGCACTCGGGGCAAGCATATGAGTGGGTAGTTTCTGATTTTTTTGCACAGCAATCAGACATATTTTTAGCCTCTGTTATTGAAGAGAAACGGTCGCGGGATAACCCGCATTAGTGCTCGCGTTGACCAATGCATCAATCTTGGTGATGTCCGCATTAAAGCTTACTGTGGCTATTTTATTCTCAAAATCAACTTCAACCTTGTGCACGCCTTCGACACTTGTCAGTGCTTTTTTAATAGTATATTTACACATGGCACAGGTCATATTCTGCACCTCAAGTGTCACTGTTTTCTGGCTGATTTGCGTTGGCTCTTCGGCATACAATAACGATGTTAAAAAAGGACTTATTAATAAGCTTAGCGTTAACAAAATGGTATTTCTCGTCATTATTGTTCTCCTTATTCCATAAAAAATGGGGCATACCAGGGAAAGGCCAGCAACAGC
Protein-coding sequences here:
- a CDS encoding putative iron-sulfur cluster-binding metallochaperone; this translates as MSDCCAKKSETTHSYACPECHQFGKSISLKTLYHNVRFPENQQILADSYFYCANKSCAVAYFSISGKILAQYLLSSAQAQAIEADKLCYCFDISAAQYRSALKDNIAERVKNFVIEQTKTGLCACEIRNPSGQCCLAKFKQIDKKVTGNASE